A single region of the Vespula pensylvanica isolate Volc-1 chromosome 8, ASM1446617v1, whole genome shotgun sequence genome encodes:
- the LOC122631317 gene encoding uncharacterized protein LOC122631317: MLSYMLPTEDKPPPGEPNQNHQKTQGNYRNASRVQKSPREQQPIRQKTTASSSINISVATTSPKKLVDGTRTMIVSSRIEDQQPSSMDRHQYQQQQYPVPSESPKHNGTLTKKSTLHNSTRVTKDDSLYSIDSDASTVGSDRKNKILNGAKHASLKRVSFGSSKGSMVETLVYETPVQEEPEINHFLDHNGRLPPPMIPVPDTDEGREKVRVSLLGPQPSPATPGVLLLEPIAPPIGHPIDMAASPAELLTTHSEHTTPAYHTQISTDSGWDNPFRPDGDLSREADEIVELIKGGKPITPTPGQTAPPLPGCEETGKTTPGPDHDSSSSPLLKSNANSTNRHSNASPRLNQGNGNAHGTPIKSSTVVNSQLSANEKVGPGSRTVEVARMTAQGPGDASQVEHVTLKKKPKCKCCVLQ; this comes from the exons ATGTTGTCGTATATGTTACCGACGGAGGACAAACCACCGCCTGGAGAACCGAATCAAAATCATCAAAAGACTCAGGGGAATTATCGGAACGCGAGCAGGGTGCAAAAGAGTCCTCGAGAGCAGCAGCCGATTCGGCAAAAGACGACGGCCTCCTCTTCCATAAACATTTCCGTTGCAACGACCTCGCCGAAAAAGCTCGTAGACGGAACTAGAACTATGATAGTATCGAGTAGAATCGAGGATCAACAACCGAGCTCGATGGATCGTCATCAATATCAACAGCAACAATACCCTGTGCCTTCGGAAAGTCCGAAGCACAATGGTACATTAACGAAGAAGTCTACCCTTCACAATTCAACGAGGGTAACCAAGGACGACAGCCTTTACAGCATCGACAGCGACGCGAGTACGGTCGGTAGCGATCGGAAGAACAAAATTCTGAATGGCGCGAAGCACGCCAGTCTCAAGAG agtGTCCTTTGGCTCCAGCAAAGGGTCGATGGTGGAGACTCTTGTTTACGAGACTCCTGTTCAAGAGGAACCAGAGATCAATCACTTTTTGGACCACAATGGCCGCTTACCCCCACCTATGATACCTGTACCTGACACCGA CGAAGGCAGAGAAAAGGTACGCGTGTCGTTGCTCGGTCCACAACCTTCGCCCGCTACACCTGGTGTCCTATTGTTGGAGCCAATTGCACCGCCTATTGGCCACCCCATCGACATGGCTGCGAGTCCTGCTGAACTTTTAACGACGCATTCTGAACACACCACCCCTGCGTATCACACGCAGATCAG CACGGATAGCGGATGGGACAACCCGTTCAGGCCGGACGGTGACTTGTCGAGAGAAGCTGACGAGATAGTCGAGCTGATAAAGGGTGGTAAACCAATCACCCCGACTCCCGGACAAACGGCACCACCTTTACCAGGATGCGAAGAGACGGGCAAAACGACGCCTGGACCGGATCACGATTCGAGTTCCAGTCCTCTTTTAAAATCAAATGCAAACTCGACGAATCGTCATTCGAATGCATCGCCGAGGCTGAATCAAGGAAATGGAAATGCCCATGGTACGCCGATAAAATCCTCGACGGTAGTGAATAGTCAGCTGAGTGCAAACGAGAAg GTTGGCCCAGGATCGAGGACCGTCGAAGTTGCGAGAATGACGGCACAAGGACCGGGCGATGCGTCGCAGGTCGAGCACGTCACGTTGAAGAAGAAGCCTAAATGCAAATGCTGCGTGTTGCAGTAA